The Triticum urartu cultivar G1812 chromosome 5, Tu2.1, whole genome shotgun sequence genome contains the following window.
gccgcttggcaagtctcggtccaatccggaaatgtttaatccccacacacgaaagaaaggtagaaatgagcatcggaggagaacggagcgccggattgcaaaacggacaacggggaaaatgctcgaatgcataaGATGAACAAGTATGcagatgaaatgcacatgatgacatgatatgcaatgcatgacacgcaagcaatgacaaggcaacaacagcgaataactgaaggacacgtggcacatcggtctcggggcgttacacccctggcttgtaatatatagcttgtattattttaatttgtgtctacagttgtgttgtgatatcttcccgtgagtccctgatgttgatcgtacacatttgcgtgtatgattagtgtatgattgaatcaggggcgtcacaaaatatgtggaggggggcaccgcacacggctaagaatcaacttgtgtgtctatggggtgccccctcccccgtatataaaggagggggggaGGGGGCCAGTCGGCCTCATGGTGCGCCCCCtagggggattcctactcctactaggagtaggtttcccccctttcctagtccaactagaaggggggaggaaggggaagaagggaagaaggaaaggggggcagccccccccctccccaattcagattgggcttgggcgGGCCCTCAtcttggccgcctcctctctcttccactaaagcctaTGTAGGCACATTAAgtccccgggggggttccggtaacccccggtactccggtatatgcccgaactcatctgaaaccatttcggtgtccaaacataaccttccaatatatcaatcttcatgtctcgaccatttcgagactcctcgtcatgtccgtgatcacatccgggactctgaactaccttcggtacatcaaaacacataaactcataatatcgatcgtcatcgaacgttaagcatgcggaccctacgggtttgagaactatgtagacatgaccgagactcatcgccggtcaataaccaatagcggaacctggatgctcatattggttcctacatattctacgaagatgtttatcggtaaaaccgcataacaacatacgttgttccctttgtcatcggtatgttacttgcccgagattcgatcgtcggtatcatcatacctagtttaatctcgttaccggcaagtatctttactcgttccgtaatgcaacattccgcaactaactcattagtcgcattgcttgcaaggcctatagtgatgtgcattaccgagaggtcccagagatacctctccgacaaccggagtgacgaatcctaacctcgatctatgccaactcaaaaaacaccattggagatacctgtagagcatctttataatcacccagttacgttgtgacgtttgatagcacactaagtgttcctccggtattcgggagttgcataatctcatagtcataggaacatgtataagtcatgaagaaagcaatagcaataaactaaacgatcatagcgctaaactaacggatgggtcaagtcaatcacatcattctctaatgaagtgatcccgttcatcaaataacaactcatgtctatggctaggaaacttaaccatctttgattaacgagttagtcaagtagaggcatactagtgacactctgtttgtctatgtattcacacatgtactaagtttccggttaatacaattctagcataaataataaacatttatcatgatataagaaaatataaataacaactttattattgcctctagggcatatttccttcaaatttAACAATTAATAATATGGCATTTTAAATActacctccatcctggtttataagtCCCCTTTGTATTTTGTGTCAGATTTTGACTAGAGATTTAACAAACAAAGTATTAATgcatgctactaaaaattatatcgttggattaGTATTTGAACATGGTTTCCAATTATATTATTTTTCATGACATGCATTAatattttgttagttaaatttaaGTTCTAACTTTGGCACAGAATACAAAGGGGACTAATATACCAGGACAGATGTAGTAATTAATAACATGTCATTTTTTATTAATAACATGGCATTTACTAATTATTAACAAGACATTTTTTAAATAGCAGGATGACAGTTTTATTATTAAGAGTATGGCATCTTAATAATTAATAACAGGTCATTTTTATCAATAATGGGATGGCAGTTTTAAACATGGAATTTTAATAATTAATAACATTTTGTTCTTATTAATAATATGCCATTTTAATAATTAATAACATGTCATTTTTATTTATAAGAGGATGTCCGTTTTTATTATTAAGAGCATATTATTTTTAATAATTAATAACATAACATTTTTATTAATAAAAGGATAGCATTTTTTATTAATAGCATGACATTTTTATTAATAAtaggatggcaattttatttaAAACCATGACATTTGTATTGGTTATGCCATGGTAGTTTATCATAGGTAGCATGGCCGAATTTATTTTCTACGCACCATTCATATTTTTGCCATGCTATGTTAATTTGTTTTTCACATACTATGGCCATTTATTTTATTAACATAACAAGGTGGATTCCTTTTTTTTGTTTCACACTTATTGTTGTGTCATTTTTCCCAAAAGTTGTCATGTTTTCTCGAGAGAACAACTTTCCCCAATTTTTCATGATCCCAAATGGCCTTCTTTTTTTATATGTCATGCCATTTTCCTGGTGTGTTTTTATACCATTAAAGTGAGCTCCAAAATAACGGGGCTTAAGGCCTTTTTATACATGAAAATGGGCTTTTTTTTTGTCCAATTTGAAATCCTTCTCTCCTTTTGTGTTTGTAGACATGTAAAGGGACCCCTCAAAAAAAATGTAGACATGTAAAGGGGGAGGGGTTTGCTGGCCGAGATCCGAGAGCGAGACGTCCCGAATCTCGACGCAACGGCACCCCCGGCAGGCACTCATTCaggagcgagcgagcgagcgagcgaaGCGATGCAGGCACTAGCACGAGAGGCGCGGGGGATCTGGCCGGCGGCGGCCGCGGCCGCGGGGAGGGGGAGCCGCGGGCAGGTGCAGCCGTCCCGGGGGATCGTGGTGCAGGTGAGGGACGGCAACCTGGAGCGCGCGCTCCAGGTGATGGAGCGGAAGATGCGGTCCAGCGGCATCGAGCGGCTCATCAAGCGCCGGACGGAGCACCACGTCAAGAACTCCGAGAAGCGCGTGCTCGCGCGCAAGGCTCTCATGGCGCGCGTCCGCTCCCAGGAGCTCGGCAAGAATCTCCGCGATATCCTCATCAAGAAGATCAGGTCAGTGCCACCGCCAGGCTACCACTGCTCTCCAAGTGCTCGACGAAATGTTGGTTGCGGCTTTAGCTGTAGGGCCGTGTGAAATTAGGCGCGTTTTGCCAACAAGGATGTGGGTTAGGTTTTGCGTAGCAGATGTTTGATGAAATGCTCGAGTTGAGATTAGTTACAGGATCATGACAGCATCGGTAGGGGTGGCAAATATGTGCTTACTAGTACTTTAGTACTGTGGGCCGTTGAACATGAAGCAGATTTTACTAATTGGTAGGGTGAATTAGGTTGGCCTCGGATTAGAGATCCACAGACAGTCGCACTGGCAATCCTATCACTGATGTTCTTTAAATGTGATGCGTATTAGGAAGGAATAGATAAAATTGCAAGCCTATGGTCCACAAACTTATAATAATCTAGTAAAGGGAATGACAGTTTGGTCACTTTAACGATCTACAAAAGATCGTTTAAACCCTTGAATGTTGGCTTAATTTATCAGTTCACCATTACTTGATCTGAAAATAGCTCCATACATGTTGTGTTAGTTGGCAAAGTTATTCCACGGGAAGTCCACTTTCTGTCCGTTTGCATCAGTGTCGAGCATATGGCATAACCCTATGATATTTAACTGAAATAGTTAGATTAACTCTATACAAGTCATCTGGTCATGAGGTGTAATGCAAATGTAGAATGTGATCCGCGCTCCGTTCtaaattatttgaagttctatttTGCCCTGAGTCAAACTTCTTTAAGTTTGACAAGTTTGACTAGGTCTATTCATAAATATATCAACATCTACAACACCAAATTAGTTTTGTTAGATTCATCATAAAATATTTTTTTGTACTATATATGTTGTATATATTATCACATTTTCCTATAGACATGGTCAAATGTAGAGAAGACTGACTTAGGGCAAAAATCAAGTGTCAAGTATGCACTTCTGAACTGGTGTGAATTGCCCCATTTCCTGATGACATGGGCATACTGAATCTCATAGTGACAACATGTACTTACGAGTTGTATGAGACATGTATAAGCCAAATTCTGCTGGGCTGCCATTTCTCATTTACTATCATTTAAAAAAAATACATGCTAAACAAAGTAAAGCTAATATCCTGGTAAAAATGAAAAATACAATCTAATTGTGTCCTATATTGTCACTGAGGAGGTTAATTTAAGTTGATGAGGAGTGTTAGAAAGTACTTATTAGAACCAATTCCTGCAATTAATTTCACTAATTGAAAAGACCAGCTGAACTAGTGAGTGCCAACTTTCTGCTTAGCTGCAGCCTGATCACTACCTTTGTTTGATGCGACAACATTGCTTCGTGATCAAGCAGTTGGGTCATGGATGGTACAATTTGAATTGCTACTCCCAGGATTGCCTTGAGGTAGTAAATCATTTAGTGGATATAGCTAGTGTGGCATATATTTAGATGAACCAAATCAGTGGAGAATTGCAAATGGAAACAGTAAATATTCAAATCTAGGTCATACTGATAGTAATACAGCGAATAGGTATGATACAATAACATTATCTGTTCGCTTACGATTGGGTCATTGCATAGTTTGTGGAGTACCCGCATCTGTATTCACATTATTGTGGTTATTGAATATTTATATCTGATGCATCATCATGGAAAATTTTATGACACATGTTACTGCACTGATCACATGTTTGAGATAATCAGATAATGCAGGCAAATAATTCATTTACAGACTCATTGATGACAATATGACCACACAAGTGCAATCATTGTACTCCAATGTTGTATATATATGCAGTTAGGTTCATACTAGTCCATATTGGGGCACCGTGCTGTAGCTCCCTATCTAAGTAACTTAGTATTGCTTCCAGATACATGCTACTGCATTGGATTGGGCATGATGAGTAATGGGCAAACTGCTAGCATTTACTGATATGGAAAGTTGATTATGCTGAGCAGACTAAATCTTACAAGGCATACCATTTATGTGATTATCACACCACATCAGAGTGAGAAATCATTTTATTTAATCGATTTATCTGTCTGTATAgaaggaaagaaaaaaaaagaaatagAATTCCATTTTAGTAGGAGGTACTTAAGGTATACTGTTTTTGTGATATTGTTTGCACGTCACGCAACAAGTGCTTGAAGGTGAAAACGTTCGCATGGTGGAAGTCAATTATGTAGGTTTATAATGTAGTTTAATATGTTCTCTAAAGTACATAGTCATGGGGCCTAATTCAATACTAGTATATATTTACATTTTGTCAAAAAAAAACATTGTGGCATTATGCTCCGTGAAAACCTTCAGGCGTTGttaactattgttgtatgaatCACATTTTTCTATGTGTTTATTGAAGAGCGTTCGCTTTGTGCAGGGGTCAGTAAGGGCATCTCTCAACGGGCAGCATTTCAGCAACATTCGACGGTACTACAGCAGGGTTACAATGCTATTTCTTAATGGGTGGATCATGTTTAACATGTAATCAATCTTCATGGTGGAATTTAGCAATTGAACTGATTATTTGTTTTTTCCAACAATGGATCTGTTTAGAGCTGCTTTGATAAATACCCACATGTGTGCTAGGAATCTTTTCATTTCTTGGATCACACACAAATCTGCGATAAATTATTGAGGAATTTTTATGGTACTCCTTAGTAATGTGTCTGGTGTCTCTGTGCTATGAGGGCATGTGCTCTGTGCATAATAATTCAGACCGTGTATATGGCCTGATGGAACACATACACGTACGTAGCAGATTATACACTTCCTTTTCATCTATAACTCTCACAAATCACCGCCTTGGTTGCGAGTTTGCAACAGATGATGGCGCATTAAGCTCCTCGC
Protein-coding sequences here:
- the LOC125511564 gene encoding uncharacterized protein LOC125511564, producing MQALAREARGIWPAAAAAAGRGSRGQVQPSRGIVVQVRDGNLERALQVMERKMRSSGIERLIKRRTEHHVKNSEKRVLARKALMARVRSQELGKNLRDILIKKIRGQ